From the Exiguobacterium marinum DSM 16307 genome, the window AAAAGTGTTCAACAAAGGCAGAATCGTCTATGATTCGCACGAAGTACAGACGGACCGTACCGGCTACGGCTACATTCAAAGTAACCTCGAAGGATGGCTCTTGCCGTTCGTCGATACGATGATGGTCGAGAACCATACACGTGCGGCACATAACGAAGAGTTGTACGGGTTCTATCCGTATGTGCTCCACAACTATCCGTTTTATCGTCCGCTCGACTTCTCGCTTCGTAAGGATTTGCATGCACTCCTCGATTTGCCGAAAGACGAGAAGATCCTCTTATACCAAGGTGGGGTTCAAGCCGGACGCGGCCTCGAACAGCTCGTGCTCGCGGCGAAAGACTTCAAAGAAGGTACGCTCGTCATGATCGGGGACGGGAAGCTCAAACCGACGATTCAACAGTTGATTGAGACGGAAGGGGTCGGCGACCGCGTCAAGATGATTGACAAAGTACCGGTCGAAGCGTTACCTTACTATACGATGAACGCCTACTTAGGCTTCCAAGTATTGAACAACGTCTGCTTCAACCATTACTCGGCCTCATCTAATAAATTGTTTGAGTATTTGATGGCTGAAGTACCGGTCGTCTCATGTGACTTCCCTGAAATCGAACGGGTCGTTGCGGGAAATGACGTCGGGGTGCTCGTCGATTCGCATGATCCACAATCGATTGCGGACGGCGTCAACCGATTGATTGAAGATCAAGCACTCTACGCGCGTGTCAAAGAGAACACGAAGACCGCGCGTGAGAAATATAACTGGGATTTGGAAAAAGAGGCACTCTTGAACGTCTACGCAAATGCAGCGGAGCGCAAGTTGCCGATTATGAAAGACGGTGCGCCAAAGCCAGTACAATCTTAAGACTGCGGCTTTTGCCGCGGTCTTTTTTATGTGGAAGGAGGACATGTATGAAACGTCAACAGCAACATCTATTGCGCCAACAAGTATGGCGCAAGCTACAAACCATCTCGGTGAAGGACATCGCCTGGATCATCGCGGGCTCATTCATTCTCTCGTTCGGGGTCAACTACTTCACCGTACCGAACGATTTCTCGGAAGGTGGCCTGCTCGGGGTCACGATCATCTTGTACTACGTGTTCGGCTGGGACCTCGGGCTCACGTCGATCATCGGGAACGGGATTCTCTTTATCATCGGCTATAAGCTGCTTGACCGCCGGACAATGGTCTATTCGGTCATCGCGGTCGTCGCGACGTCGTTCTTTCTCAGTCTGACGCATAACTGGGGCAGCCCGGCTGAGGACAAACTGCTCGCGGCCGTCTATGCCGGGATCATGATCGGGGTCGGGATCGGCATGGTGCTCCGTGTCGGCGGTACGACCGGCGGGGGTGTCATCATCGCCCGTCTCATGGAGCGCTATCTCCATTTGAGCGTCGCCGTCTCGATGTTCATCATCGACGCGATCGTCGTCGCGACATCCGGCTTCTTCTTAGGGGAGCAGGTCGTCCTGTATACGCTCATCGCCATCATCATCGGCTCATGGGTCATCGACCTCGTCGCGGAAGGACTCAACATCCGCAAGGCCGTCACGATCATCAGTGACAAACATGAAGAGCTCGCCGTCGTCTTGACGGAAACGCTTGGCCGCTCGGCAACGATTATCCATGGACATGGCTACTATACGAAGCAAGATAAGAACATGTTGTATATGATCGTCGACAAACGTCAGATCGCGCCGCTCAAAAAAATCGTCCAAGTGACGGACGACCGGGCCTTCGTCGTCATCCACCAAGTGAAGGAAGTCATCGGGGAAGGATTCAGTTACCCGTCCCGATAATTTGAATGCTGGTGTTTTATTGATAACTTCTATATAATAAAAGGCGTGTAAATAGAAGGAGGAACTGACTACTATGCAAACGATCGCTACAATCAGCCTACTTGTCGTGGCTGTCTTATTGATTGTCGTCGTACTGCTCATGTCAGGTCGGTCGCAAGGTCTTGGAGCGATTGCAGGTGGCGCGGAGCAGTTGTTCGGACGCCAGAAAGCACGCGGCTTCGATGCTGTTTTGAACCGAACTGCAGCTGTACTAGGCACTTTGTTTTTCATTTTAGGATTACTAGTCGCATCATTATGATGATAAGGCTGATCGTTCTCGATTTTCACGTGAGGCGGTCAGCCTTTGTTTTTTCGATTTATTTTTGGGGAATAATGTAGATACGAGGAGATGACGTACGAAATGAAAGTAACAGCACCAAAACCGTTCTTCTTCGAGGGCGGAAAACGTGCCGTGTTGATGTTACATGGCTTCACTGGATCGAGCGCGGATGTCCGCATGCTCGGTCGCTTCCTTCAAAAAGAAGGATACACATGTATGGGACCGATCTATCGTGGTCATGCCGTCCCACCGGAAGAATTACTCCAATATGGACCGAAAGACTGGTGGGAAGACGTCTTGAACGCTTACCAGACACTCGTCGACAAAGGCCATGAGGAAATCGTCGTCTGCGGACTCTCGCTAGGTGGCGTGATGTCGCTTCGTCTCGCCGAGGAGAAAGACGTCAAGGCGGTCATCCCGATGTGCGCGCCGACGGGAATCGATGCCGAGGACCGCTTGTATAAAGGAGTCCAGGCATATGCCCGAGAATATAAGGGTAGAGAAGAAAAGTCGCCGGAACAGATCGAGCAGGAGATGGCAGAGTTCAAACCGATGCCGACGCTAAAAGACCTCCGTGCCTTCGTCCGCGACACGGCGTCGAAGCTCGAGGACATCTTCGTCCCGACACTCGTCGTCCAAGGCGCCAAAGACAACATGATTGACCCGGAATCGGCGAATCAGATTTACGAGGCGGTCAACACGTTCCAAAAAGAGTTGCTCATCTATGAGGACTCGGGACATGTGATCACGCTCGACAAAGAAAAAGAGAAACTGCACCAGGACGTGCTCGATTTTCTCGAAACGTTAGACTGGTCAGTCTAAGAAGGAGGTGTCACGTTGAATTTACGTGACCAATTACTAGAGATTTTACAGGCGAGCGAGAAACCGCTCTCTGTCGATCAACTGACCGAGCGACTACAGCTCGCGTCGACGGATGACTTCAAAGAGCTCATCCGCACATTGAATGCCCTCGAGGAAGAGGGTGCCATCGGCCGGACGCGGACGAACCGTTACGGGACGCTCGCCGTACTCGGCCAAGTCGCGGGGATCATCTCGATCCACCAGCGCGGCTTCGGCTTCTTGTCGGTTGAAGGGGAAGCGGAAGACGTGTTCTTGCCGCCCGACCAACTGAAGGACGTCTATCATGGCGATACGATCCTCGTCAAAAAGCGCGAGGACAATCGTGGCAAGACAGAAGGAATTTTATTAAAAGTTTTGAAGCGCGGACTTTCCGAGTTCGTCGGGACGTATACACTCCCGAGCGGTCGACTCGACCAGTTCGCCTTCATCGAGCCGGATGACAAACGCATCAACTTCTGGCCGGTCGTCAACCCGGACAAGTCACTCGGTGCCGTCGACGGACATAAAGTCGTCGTGCGCATCACGAAGTATCCGGACGGACGCTTCGCCGGTGCCTGTGACGTCGTCCGCATCATCGGGCATAAGAACGATCCGGGCGTCGACATCTTGTCGATCGTCTATAAGCATGGCATCCCGACGGAGTTCCCGGAGGACGTGATCTCTCAGGCGAATGCGGTGCCGGACGAGGCGGACGAGAAAGACTTCATCGGACGCGTCGACCTTCGTGACGAGACGATCTTCACGATTGACGGCGAAGATGCGAAAGATTTGGACGATGCCGTCCACGTCAAAAAACTCGATAACGGCAACTACGAGCTCGGTGTCCATATCGCCGACGTTTCGCATTACGTGAAAGAGGGCTCACCGCTCGACGTCGAGGCGTTCGAGCGCGGGACGAGTGTCTATCTCGTCGACCGCGTCATTCCGATGATTCCGCACCGACTCTCGAACGGGATCTGTTCCCTCAACCCGCACGTCAACCGCTTGACGCTCAGCTGCGTCATGGAGATCTCCCCGCAAAACGGGAAGGTCGTTCGCCATGACTTGTTCCCGAGTGTCATCAAGACGACGGAGCGGATGACGTATACGAATGTCCGTGAGATCATCGAGCGCGATGACGAAGAGACGTTGAAAAAGTACGAGCCGTTCATCGGTGAGTTCGACCTCATGGCCGAGCTCGCGGAAGTGCTTCGGAAACGCCGTAACTCGCGCGGTGCCATCAACTTCGATTTCGCCGAGGCGAAAGTCGTCGTCAACGAGGAAGGGAAGCCGGCAGATATCGTGCTTCGTCCACGTTCGGTCGCCGAGAAGTTGATCGAGGAGTTCATGCTCGCGGCCAACGAGACGGTCGCGGAACACTTCCACAAGATGGACGTGCCGTTCATCTATCGTGTCCACGACAATCCGAAACCGGACAAGCTCGACTTCTTCTTCGACTTCGTCGCAAACTTTGGCGTTCACATCGAACGCATCAAAGGGCAGACAGTCGAACCGAAGACGCTTCAAAAGATTTTGAAGGCAATCGACGGGGAACCGGAAGAGCCGGTCATCAGCACGATCATGCTTCGCTCGATGCAACAGGCGAAATATGATGACGTCTCGCTCGGTCACTTCGGACTCGCGACAGACTTCTATACGCACTTCACGTCACCGATCCGTCGTTATCCGGACTTGATTGTCCACCGTCTCATGCGCACGTACGTCTTCAACAATGATTTGTCGGAGAAGACGATTGCGAAGTACGAGGACCGTCTCGGGGCGATCGCTGAACAGGCATCGAAACGGGAACGTCGCTCGGTCGACGCAGAGCGCGAGACACAGGCACTCAAAAAAGCCGAATACATGGAAGCCCATCTCGGTGAAGAGTTCGATGGTGTCGTCGCTGGCGTCACGAATTTCGGGATGTTCATCGAGCTTCCGAATACGATTGAAGGGCTTGTCCGTCTCCAGTCGATGGATGACTACTATCACTTCGATGAGTCACAGCTCATGCTCCTCGGGGAGCGGACGAAACGTCAGTTCCGTATCGGGGACGCCGTCCGTGTCAAAGTCGACGCCGTCAACTTAGACGAGCGGACGATCGATTTCACGGTCGTCGGCATGCCGAAACGAGAACCGTCGACGCGTCGCCAACCGACGACGATCAAAGCGAAAGGCGGTCGTCCGAAGAAGGACGAGAAAGACCGTCGTGGCGGTCGCGGTCGGGACGACAAGAAGAAGCGCGGCAAACCAGGAAGACCCGGCAAGCCGGGTAAACCAGGCGAGAAACCGAAGCGAGACGGGGAGAAGTCATCCCAAGGCCGTTCGGCACTCGACCTGAAGAATAAAGACAAGCACAAACGAAAAGGCGACGCTAAACGAGGTGCGAAGAAGCGTCGCTGACGGGGAAGGGCTCGTCCCTTCCTCCGTATCTTGTAGATAAAGGACTGAATGTGTATGGCCAAGAAGAAAGATTCGAACGCACTCGCCCAAAACCGCAAGGCGTCCTTCGATTACGCGATCGAAGATACGATTGAGGCAGGCATGGTGCTCACAGGGACGGAGATCAAGTCGGTCCGTCAATCGAAGATCAACATCGCGGATGCGTACGTCCGATTCGACGGGGGCGAGGCGACACTTCACAACTGTCATATCAGCCCGTTCGAACAAGGGAACCGCTTCAACCATGACCCACTCCGCGTCCGGAAGCTATTGTTGCATAAGAAGCAGATCAATCAGCTCATTGGAGCATCAGGGCGTGACGGCTACACGATCATCCCGCTCAAAGTGTATATCAAGAATGGGGTCGCGAAGTGCCTGCTCGGTGTCGGAAAAGGGAAGAAGAAGTACGACAAACGTGAGGACTTGAAGAAGAAAGACGCGAAGCGTGACGTCGACCGTGCGATGCGCGATCGGCAAAAATACTGACAACGAATCCTAATTGTGGTATATTAAATAGAGTACCAATTACCACCCCGGGGACGTTATGGATTCGACGGGGGTAGGTCGGTCGTATGTTGCGTGTCGAGGGGTCGGCCTCGTTAAAACGCAAACGCCTATAACTGGCAAAACTAACACACAACTCGCAGCAGCCTAAGTGCCCTGCGGATCCTGACATCCATCGCTTGTGTGGATGACTTTCAGGGTCTCAAACTAAGCAAGCTACGCTTCAACCTCGCCGTCTGAGGGCGCGAAGAAGAGATGAAACAGACTGGATGCGACGACGCCTGTTTATCGGCAGTGTCACATCGAGATTCAATAGATAAACTACACACGTAGAAGCATACGTTACGATGCCTTCGGACGCGGGTTCGACTCCCGCCGTCTCCATTTTGAAGCAGTCTGTAACGACTGCGATTCAATGATTTTCATGGAAGACCTTCTAATTTCATTGAGATTAGAAGGTCTTTGCTTTTGATTGAAGCCATAAAGAAAGGAAGGTGAAGAGCATGGGGAAATATCAATTGGATACGAAAAGCAAAGTAGCTGCGGCGAAGTACCAAGACGGGAAAAAGCCGACTGTTTCAAACAAGAAAGAAAGATTGAACCAGCTTCGTGAGGCGTATTTGCAGAAGCAACAAGATAAGAAGTGATCTGGTGAACGATTGGGTAATTTAGCGACTTCAGATGTTCTGTTATAAGAAGTTTGAGCTAAATGAAGAGGGCCATCCGTGCGTATGTTATGCATGGGTGGCCTTCTTGTTGTTTCTCCGTTTTCTAATCTGATACGAGTCGATTCTCACAATAAGTTGAAAAATAAGCAACGATTTTATCATTTCCATGTTGGAATATGAACAACTCGAGTGCGATTAAAAAGTACCAATCACATGTGTGTCGAACCGCATGAGCCAGCTCATTTATTTTAAAAACAGGTTGCGATTCACGAGACATCTACTTTGAATGTGTAGTGCAAAATAGGAGTGGTTCTTACGCAATGTTGGTGAACGATGACGAGCGACCCGCTGAAGGTGGTCGCTCATTTTTTTGCAATATCAGTGAGCACAACTCGGATCGGGATTACGACAA encodes:
- a CDS encoding glycosyltransferase, which codes for MKSVCMFVWNHFTNDARVLRECSALAEAGYEVDLIALQDPKNKELPKEEMRPEGFRVIRVKRQPSILVNALKFAKKTYQWVSEKQTRQIGAGLVGAGLVLLAPFTMLALGAAVGTVLLPQVRKQIVNASAMLEMVFASTKKSYDFYHANDLNTLPQALLAGKVFNKGRIVYDSHEVQTDRTGYGYIQSNLEGWLLPFVDTMMVENHTRAAHNEELYGFYPYVLHNYPFYRPLDFSLRKDLHALLDLPKDEKILLYQGGVQAGRGLEQLVLAAKDFKEGTLVMIGDGKLKPTIQQLIETEGVGDRVKMIDKVPVEALPYYTMNAYLGFQVLNNVCFNHYSASSNKLFEYLMAEVPVVSCDFPEIERVVAGNDVGVLVDSHDPQSIADGVNRLIEDQALYARVKENTKTAREKYNWDLEKEALLNVYANAAERKLPIMKDGAPKPVQS
- a CDS encoding YitT family protein, producing the protein MKRQQQHLLRQQVWRKLQTISVKDIAWIIAGSFILSFGVNYFTVPNDFSEGGLLGVTIILYYVFGWDLGLTSIIGNGILFIIGYKLLDRRTMVYSVIAVVATSFFLSLTHNWGSPAEDKLLAAVYAGIMIGVGIGMVLRVGGTTGGGVIIARLMERYLHLSVAVSMFIIDAIVVATSGFFLGEQVVLYTLIAIIIGSWVIDLVAEGLNIRKAVTIISDKHEELAVVLTETLGRSATIIHGHGYYTKQDKNMLYMIVDKRQIAPLKKIVQVTDDRAFVVIHQVKEVIGEGFSYPSR
- the secG gene encoding preprotein translocase subunit SecG; translated protein: MQTIATISLLVVAVLLIVVVLLMSGRSQGLGAIAGGAEQLFGRQKARGFDAVLNRTAAVLGTLFFILGLLVASL
- a CDS encoding alpha/beta hydrolase, which gives rise to MTYEMKVTAPKPFFFEGGKRAVLMLHGFTGSSADVRMLGRFLQKEGYTCMGPIYRGHAVPPEELLQYGPKDWWEDVLNAYQTLVDKGHEEIVVCGLSLGGVMSLRLAEEKDVKAVIPMCAPTGIDAEDRLYKGVQAYAREYKGREEKSPEQIEQEMAEFKPMPTLKDLRAFVRDTASKLEDIFVPTLVVQGAKDNMIDPESANQIYEAVNTFQKELLIYEDSGHVITLDKEKEKLHQDVLDFLETLDWSV
- the rnr gene encoding ribonuclease R, producing the protein MNLRDQLLEILQASEKPLSVDQLTERLQLASTDDFKELIRTLNALEEEGAIGRTRTNRYGTLAVLGQVAGIISIHQRGFGFLSVEGEAEDVFLPPDQLKDVYHGDTILVKKREDNRGKTEGILLKVLKRGLSEFVGTYTLPSGRLDQFAFIEPDDKRINFWPVVNPDKSLGAVDGHKVVVRITKYPDGRFAGACDVVRIIGHKNDPGVDILSIVYKHGIPTEFPEDVISQANAVPDEADEKDFIGRVDLRDETIFTIDGEDAKDLDDAVHVKKLDNGNYELGVHIADVSHYVKEGSPLDVEAFERGTSVYLVDRVIPMIPHRLSNGICSLNPHVNRLTLSCVMEISPQNGKVVRHDLFPSVIKTTERMTYTNVREIIERDDEETLKKYEPFIGEFDLMAELAEVLRKRRNSRGAINFDFAEAKVVVNEEGKPADIVLRPRSVAEKLIEEFMLAANETVAEHFHKMDVPFIYRVHDNPKPDKLDFFFDFVANFGVHIERIKGQTVEPKTLQKILKAIDGEPEEPVISTIMLRSMQQAKYDDVSLGHFGLATDFYTHFTSPIRRYPDLIVHRLMRTYVFNNDLSEKTIAKYEDRLGAIAEQASKRERRSVDAERETQALKKAEYMEAHLGEEFDGVVAGVTNFGMFIELPNTIEGLVRLQSMDDYYHFDESQLMLLGERTKRQFRIGDAVRVKVDAVNLDERTIDFTVVGMPKREPSTRRQPTTIKAKGGRPKKDEKDRRGGRGRDDKKKRGKPGRPGKPGKPGEKPKRDGEKSSQGRSALDLKNKDKHKRKGDAKRGAKKRR
- the smpB gene encoding SsrA-binding protein SmpB, which codes for MAKKKDSNALAQNRKASFDYAIEDTIEAGMVLTGTEIKSVRQSKINIADAYVRFDGGEATLHNCHISPFEQGNRFNHDPLRVRKLLLHKKQINQLIGASGRDGYTIIPLKVYIKNGVAKCLLGVGKGKKKYDKREDLKKKDAKRDVDRAMRDRQKY